From the genome of bacterium:
CTCAGATTAAGAGAATTATTGCTGGCATTGGTGATGATGCAGCAGTGATTGAGCCTTATGGTGAGAAGCTTTTAGTGGCTACCACTGATACAATGGTGGAGAGAGTCCATTTTGATACTGAGGATGCCGATTTTGAACAGATAGGTTATAAATCAATGGTCTCCTCGATTAGCGACATCATTGCTATGGGGGGAAAGCCAAAGTATGCTCTCGTTTCTTTAGCGCTCTCTAAAGACAGTTTGACCAGAGATGTGGATGGTCTATACGAAGGGATGCTAAAGTGTGGAAGGAAATTTGGGGTCAGGATAGTCGGCGGCGATGTAGTTTCTTCTCCCGGGAATGCGGTAGTCACTCTAAGTTTGCTGGGAGAAGTGGCAAGAGGCAGGG
Proteins encoded in this window:
- the thiL gene encoding thiamine-phosphate kinase — translated: MFNSMKISKIGEFELIERIKKRVEKHYPSSQIKRIIAGIGDDAAVIEPYGEKLLVATTDTMVERVHFDTEDADFEQIGYKSMVSSISDIIAMGGKPKYALVSLALSKDSLTRDVDGLYEGMLKCGRKFGVRIVGGDVVSSPGNAVVTLSLLGEVARGRVVYRSGAKVGDRILVTGNFGDSAAGLEILKGRWKIPGKSDYLQKCKKNLIKKHLLPQPRVKEAEIISG